One Streptomyces sp. CNQ-509 DNA window includes the following coding sequences:
- a CDS encoding helix-turn-helix transcriptional regulator — protein sequence MFSEEELLAVFRALSNPARRQMLVWLKEPMSFPGQDPDDVEIGVCVTDVRQRAGLSQPTTSQYLAMLRQAGLVVATRRGKWTYYRRDEANIARLVETLRDVF from the coding sequence GTGTTCTCGGAGGAGGAGTTGCTGGCTGTGTTCCGGGCCCTGTCCAACCCGGCCCGCCGCCAGATGCTGGTGTGGCTCAAGGAGCCGATGAGCTTCCCCGGCCAGGATCCCGACGACGTCGAGATTGGCGTCTGCGTGACCGACGTCCGGCAACGTGCAGGTCTGAGCCAGCCGACCACCTCGCAGTACCTCGCGATGCTGCGGCAAGCGGGGTTGGTGGTCGCCACCCGGCGGGGGAAGTGGACCTACTACCGCCGCGACGAGGCGAACATAGCCCGCCTCGTGGAGACCCTGCGCGACGTCTTTTAG
- a CDS encoding zinc-binding dehydrogenase produces the protein MSTSMRVMELVRFGGADTAFATRELPRPTPGPGQVLVRVMATSVNPLDLQTRRGDYRDQVALPAVIGNDVSGVVAGTGPGADDFRQGDEVWYLAPVFAGQGTYAEFHVVDQALVARKPARLSHVEAAGLALVGVTVWEALVERAGLRAGERVLVHGGAGGAGSVAVQVASALGAEVVTTARARDHEFVTELGADLAIDFSTGDYVPQVRAMGGVDVVLDTVGGDTLTRSPEVLADRGRVVSIVDNSEPQNLLAAWGVNATYHFVFVSPGRAKLEALGRLVDQGELRPVIGAVLPLADIAQAHTLLEGGSTSEGRRRPRGKIAIAVRPLDQPPHGTGPLARKS, from the coding sequence ATGTCAACCTCGATGCGTGTGATGGAACTCGTCCGCTTCGGTGGCGCGGACACCGCGTTCGCCACCCGAGAGCTGCCACGGCCCACTCCGGGGCCCGGCCAGGTGCTGGTACGTGTGATGGCCACCTCCGTGAACCCCCTCGACCTGCAGACCCGGCGCGGCGACTACCGAGACCAGGTGGCGCTGCCCGCGGTCATCGGCAACGACGTGTCTGGCGTGGTGGCCGGGACCGGACCCGGGGCGGACGACTTCCGGCAGGGCGACGAGGTCTGGTACCTGGCGCCGGTGTTCGCCGGGCAGGGAACCTATGCCGAGTTCCACGTAGTCGACCAGGCTCTGGTCGCCCGCAAGCCCGCGCGCTTGTCGCACGTCGAGGCTGCCGGTCTCGCGCTTGTGGGCGTGACGGTGTGGGAAGCACTGGTCGAACGCGCCGGGTTGCGGGCCGGGGAGCGCGTCCTGGTGCACGGTGGAGCGGGCGGGGCCGGCTCGGTCGCCGTCCAGGTCGCCAGCGCGCTCGGGGCCGAGGTGGTGACCACCGCGCGGGCCAGGGATCACGAGTTCGTCACCGAACTCGGCGCCGACCTCGCGATTGACTTCTCGACCGGTGACTACGTGCCACAGGTCCGCGCGATGGGCGGGGTCGACGTCGTACTGGACACCGTAGGCGGGGACACCCTCACCCGCAGCCCGGAAGTCCTCGCCGACCGAGGCCGCGTGGTGTCCATCGTCGACAACTCCGAACCTCAGAACCTGCTCGCCGCGTGGGGCGTGAACGCGACCTACCACTTCGTCTTCGTCAGCCCCGGCCGGGCGAAGCTCGAGGCCCTCGGCCGACTGGTCGACCAGGGAGAACTCCGACCGGTGATCGGCGCCGTGCTACCGCTGGCCGACATCGCACAGGCGCACACGCTGCTGGAAGGCGGCTCTACCAGCGAGGGCCGCAGACGCCCCCGTGGCAAGATCGCCATCGCCGTGCGTCCCCTGGACCAGCCGCCGCACGGGACAGGGCCCCTGGCTCGGAAGAGCTAG
- a CDS encoding serine/threonine-protein kinase, whose product MGEVFAGRYELIDPIGRGGVGAVWRAWDHRRRRYVAAKVLQQSDAHTLLRFVREQAVRIDHPHVLAPASWAADDDKVLFTMDLVGGGSLAHLIGDYGPLPPRFVCLLLDQLLAGLAAVHGENVVHRDIKPANVLLEATGTGRPHLRLSDFGISMRKGEPRLTDTNFVVGTPGYFAPEQMLGAEPDFPADLFAVGLLALYLLTGERPDSQALVEMYLKNGVPPAPKDVPEPLWQVLASLLQPDPEMRFRTATGTRKALAEAAELLPELDPAEEPVEVFDQLGPLPVGFGPRGPERAQERAAEAAPGPGPGLGAGAGLGPGAGAGPGPGAGFGPGTGTGPAGDAGAAGPAGPAYAPPGGAGYVPPPAAAAPEPGTAGPGTAHPPAAGPPGPGDPAEATSYGIAPPAASQPPTPTAPYTTARPQPRSQPPQPRPGAAVPQRRPGPPAKVAIPVAVLAVLLMAAGVWALVSG is encoded by the coding sequence ATGGGTGAGGTCTTCGCTGGGCGGTACGAGCTGATCGATCCGATCGGCCGGGGCGGGGTGGGCGCGGTCTGGCGCGCCTGGGATCACCGGCGACGGCGCTATGTGGCGGCCAAGGTGCTGCAGCAGAGCGACGCGCACACGCTGCTGCGCTTCGTCCGCGAGCAGGCGGTGCGCATCGACCACCCGCACGTGCTGGCACCCGCCAGTTGGGCGGCCGACGACGACAAGGTGCTCTTCACGATGGATCTGGTGGGCGGCGGCTCACTGGCCCATCTGATCGGCGACTACGGACCGCTCCCGCCGCGGTTCGTCTGCCTGCTGCTCGACCAACTGCTCGCCGGCCTGGCCGCGGTGCACGGCGAGAACGTCGTGCACCGCGACATCAAGCCGGCGAACGTGTTGCTGGAGGCGACCGGCACCGGCCGGCCGCACCTCCGGCTCTCCGACTTCGGCATCTCCATGCGCAAGGGCGAGCCGCGGCTGACCGACACCAACTTCGTCGTCGGGACGCCCGGTTACTTCGCGCCCGAGCAGATGCTGGGCGCCGAGCCCGACTTTCCCGCGGACCTGTTCGCGGTGGGTCTGCTGGCGCTGTACCTGCTGACCGGGGAGCGTCCGGACAGCCAGGCGCTGGTGGAGATGTATCTGAAGAACGGCGTGCCGCCGGCCCCGAAGGACGTGCCGGAGCCGCTGTGGCAGGTGCTCGCGAGCCTGCTGCAGCCGGATCCGGAGATGCGGTTCCGCACCGCGACGGGTACGCGGAAGGCGCTGGCGGAGGCGGCGGAGCTGCTGCCGGAGCTGGATCCGGCGGAGGAGCCGGTGGAGGTCTTCGACCAGCTCGGGCCGCTGCCGGTGGGGTTCGGGCCGCGAGGTCCCGAGCGAGCGCAGGAAAGGGCGGCGGAGGCCGCGCCGGGGCCGGGTCCGGGACTTGGTGCCGGTGCGGGTCTCGGCCCTGGTGCCGGTGCGGGGCCCGGTCCCGGTGCCGGTTTCGGTCCCGGTACGGGTACGGGGCCGGCCGGTGACGCCGGCGCCGCGGGCCCGGCGGGGCCCGCGTACGCGCCGCCGGGCGGCGCCGGATACGTACCCCCGCCCGCGGCCGCCGCGCCCGAGCCGGGCACGGCGGGGCCCGGCACCGCGCACCCGCCCGCGGCGGGCCCGCCCGGCCCCGGCGACCCGGCCGAGGCGACCAGCTACGGCATCGCGCCACCCGCCGCGTCGCAGCCGCCGACGCCCACCGCCCCGTACACGACGGCCCGGCCGCAGCCGCGGTCCCAGCCGCCGCAGCCCCGGCCCGGCGCCGCGGTGCCGCAACGGCGACCGGGACCGCCGGCGAAGGTGGCGATCCCGGTCGCGGTGCTCGCGGTGCTGCTGATGGCGGCCGGCGTCTGGGCGCTGGTGTCGGGCTGA
- a CDS encoding transcriptional regulator — MGAPRQDTSERARELQRSWYGEPLGVLFRRLIDDLGLNQARLAAVLGISAPMLSQLMSGQRAKIGNPSVVQRVQALQELAAEVTSGSVSAAEAAERMEGIRKSAGGAVLGTAQTQSSTGSTTVRRVVREIQSLLRSVAAAGDIIDAADRLAPTQPELAEFLRVYGAGRTADAVAHYEAHQS; from the coding sequence ATGGGAGCTCCACGGCAGGACACCAGCGAACGCGCACGAGAACTACAGCGAAGCTGGTATGGCGAACCGCTGGGCGTGCTGTTCCGGCGGCTGATCGACGATCTCGGCCTGAACCAGGCACGGCTGGCCGCCGTGCTCGGCATCTCGGCGCCGATGCTGTCGCAGCTCATGAGCGGGCAGCGGGCGAAGATCGGCAATCCGTCGGTGGTACAGCGCGTACAGGCGTTGCAGGAGTTGGCCGCCGAGGTGACGAGCGGCAGCGTGTCCGCGGCGGAGGCGGCGGAACGGATGGAGGGGATCCGCAAGAGCGCGGGAGGCGCGGTGCTCGGGACGGCGCAGACGCAGTCGTCGACCGGATCGACGACGGTGCGCCGGGTCGTACGGGAGATCCAGTCCCTGCTGCGCTCGGTGGCCGCCGCCGGCGACATCATCGACGCGGCGGACAGGCTCGCGCCGACGCAGCCGGAGCTGGCAGAGTTCCTCCGGGTGTACGGCGCCGGGCGCACCGCCGATGCCGTAGCACATTACGAAGCACATCAGTCATAA
- a CDS encoding VWA domain-containing protein: protein MERPPRGRPRRPAYAGVAAVLAAALTAGPLSAATAAPAAPGTPGAPAAPAPTGGGLVMVLDSSGSMADDDGSGATRIESARAAVGTVVDALPDGYPTGLRVYGADRAGGCTDTRLAVPVAALDRDRIKGAVADVKPKGDTPIGHALRQAARDLPERPPGALGHRSLLLVSDGEDTCGTPDPCEVAARLGETGGAFGALRIDTVGFQVGGKARDELKCIAEKGHGAYYDAPDADALARQLQRAARLSADGYRFRGDPVEGGLGRGGAADVRPGQYLDSIGAGETKWYAAELDAASAADFGVTAVPQPGVPVAYGDGIELELHATEGNGTRCDARDGHFEQDEGAQPLTAAVSRIPSAEGGEPCDAAGRYLLSVHRTSAAGSDRARWPLELAVGREEPLRAGVTPAQSETDYGPAGAEGAELPTADPEDITGGTGFNDAKAIGPGVWRDELLPAQTRFYKVVVGWGQQLRYRVEFANEPTLDGAAGTSSFAATDLYSPGRAVVGEGPFSSSRSYYGEPVAADLGTVPVSWTNRYETAAEVVPVRRGGAYYLSVSLGPDAARFARNTAIGVVLRVDVLGEEKSGPRHGAPAVAGDGSGGANGEDGGRDARAGAEGESSDSVLPLAGGIAGGVLLVGAGAAFVIVRNRKRRPAGEAPAEAAAGNGVRGGW from the coding sequence ATGGAACGACCACCACGCGGCCGCCCGCGACGGCCCGCGTACGCCGGCGTGGCAGCGGTGCTCGCCGCCGCGCTGACCGCGGGACCGCTCTCCGCGGCGACCGCCGCACCCGCCGCACCGGGAACGCCCGGCGCGCCCGCCGCGCCCGCGCCGACCGGCGGCGGCCTGGTGATGGTGCTGGACTCCTCCGGCTCCATGGCCGACGACGACGGCTCCGGCGCCACCCGGATCGAGTCCGCCCGCGCGGCCGTCGGCACCGTCGTCGACGCCTTGCCCGACGGCTACCCGACCGGCCTGCGCGTCTACGGCGCCGACCGCGCCGGCGGCTGCACCGACACCCGCCTCGCCGTGCCCGTCGCGGCGCTGGACCGGGACCGCATCAAGGGCGCCGTAGCAGATGTGAAGCCGAAGGGCGACACCCCCATCGGCCACGCGCTCCGGCAGGCCGCCCGGGACCTCCCCGAGCGCCCGCCCGGCGCCCTCGGCCATCGCTCCCTCCTCCTCGTCTCGGACGGCGAGGACACCTGCGGCACCCCCGACCCCTGCGAGGTCGCGGCGCGACTCGGCGAGACCGGCGGCGCCTTCGGCGCCCTGCGCATCGACACGGTCGGCTTCCAGGTCGGCGGCAAGGCCCGCGACGAGCTGAAGTGCATCGCGGAGAAGGGACACGGCGCGTACTACGACGCCCCCGACGCCGACGCGCTCGCCCGCCAGCTCCAGCGCGCGGCCCGCCTCTCGGCCGACGGGTACCGCTTCCGCGGCGACCCGGTCGAGGGCGGCCTCGGCCGCGGCGGCGCCGCGGACGTCCGGCCCGGCCAGTATCTCGACAGCATCGGCGCGGGCGAGACCAAGTGGTACGCCGCCGAGCTGGACGCCGCCTCCGCCGCCGACTTCGGCGTCACCGCCGTGCCGCAGCCGGGTGTGCCCGTCGCGTACGGCGACGGCATCGAGCTGGAGCTGCACGCCACCGAGGGCAACGGCACCCGGTGCGACGCCAGGGACGGGCACTTCGAGCAGGACGAGGGCGCGCAGCCGCTGACCGCCGCGGTCAGCCGCATCCCCAGCGCCGAGGGCGGCGAGCCCTGCGACGCCGCCGGCCGCTATCTCCTCAGCGTCCACCGCACGAGCGCCGCCGGCTCCGACCGGGCCCGCTGGCCGCTGGAGCTGGCCGTCGGCCGGGAGGAGCCGCTGCGCGCCGGCGTCACGCCCGCGCAGTCCGAGACGGACTACGGCCCGGCCGGCGCCGAGGGCGCCGAACTGCCCACCGCGGACCCAGAGGACATCACCGGCGGTACGGGCTTCAACGACGCGAAGGCGATCGGCCCCGGCGTCTGGCGCGACGAACTGCTGCCCGCGCAGACGCGCTTCTACAAGGTCGTCGTCGGCTGGGGCCAGCAGCTCCGCTACCGCGTCGAGTTCGCCAACGAGCCCACGCTCGACGGCGCCGCCGGGACCTCCAGCTTCGCCGCCACCGACCTCTACTCGCCCGGCCGCGCCGTCGTCGGCGAAGGCCCGTTCAGCAGCAGCCGGAGCTACTACGGTGAGCCCGTCGCCGCCGACCTCGGTACGGTGCCGGTCAGTTGGACGAACCGCTACGAGACCGCCGCGGAGGTCGTGCCCGTGCGCCGCGGCGGTGCGTACTACCTGTCGGTCTCGCTGGGTCCCGACGCCGCGCGCTTCGCGCGGAACACGGCCATCGGCGTCGTGCTCCGCGTCGACGTGCTGGGCGAGGAGAAGTCGGGGCCGCGGCACGGGGCGCCTGCCGTCGCCGGTGACGGGAGCGGCGGCGCGAACGGCGAGGACGGCGGGAGGGATGCGCGGGCCGGGGCGGAGGGGGAATCATCGGACTCCGTCCTGCCGCTCGCCGGCGGGATCGCGGGCGGGGTGCTGCTCGTCGGCGCGGGGGCCGCGTTCGTGATCGTACGGAACCGGAAGCGGCGGCCCGCGGGTGAAGCGCCCGCGGAAGCGGCGGCAGGCAACGGCGTAAGGGGTGGATGGTGA
- a CDS encoding DLW-39 family protein produces MKKLFLIALAALGGLLVYRQIQADRAEQDLWTEATDSVPSSSGV; encoded by the coding sequence GTGAAGAAGCTGTTCCTGATCGCATTGGCCGCTCTGGGCGGGCTTCTCGTGTACCGCCAGATCCAGGCGGATCGCGCCGAGCAAGACCTGTGGACGGAGGCCACCGACTCGGTGCCCTCCTCTTCGGGCGTCTGA